Proteins encoded together in one Pseudobacteroides sp. window:
- a CDS encoding response regulator transcription factor — translation MFKVIIIDDEPIIRRGLKNVIDWNKYDCEVCAEAGDGLSAIEIIKEIKPDIIFTDIKMPGMDGISMISEIIDLVPNSKIIILTGHRDFEFARDAIKYGVFEFLLKPSKIEVLNDVVEKAVSQLKSDIEKYEEINKLKVLFEQNIPILREKFLYDIIYAINKDPKDIKAKMELFGLEINNFFLILVENEVKEGNESSFDRYKPLHQLGIINTFKDLFKDSFDVISISLESKWTAFILHMRDYNDGYVKLVEEKCLSLQQIIQNYYDFNISVSVSSEGVGALELPAKLRECHEALRFKYYLGNNLVIFYKDLNSFFKYENYSLLEIYSNELLAGIKSGDLNEVRTKLQHIREFISSLEENERNMAYLKIFFVNVTSSINNIRLSINAVEDDKGLSGSSKISSFYIYAENCENIKDLNSLLEEVAIDVASKINNFNNKRIKLMVQKAVDYLHNHYNEPITLGRVAENIYVSSFYLSRMFKKELGKNFIDFLNEIRVEKSKELLKDGKFKTYEIAQLVGFSDSQYFSKTFKKYANMTPTEYRESNNRVNEK, via the coding sequence TTGTTCAAAGTAATAATTATCGATGATGAACCGATAATCAGAAGAGGTTTAAAAAATGTTATTGATTGGAACAAGTACGACTGTGAGGTGTGTGCGGAAGCTGGAGACGGCTTGTCTGCCATAGAGATTATTAAGGAAATAAAGCCTGATATAATTTTTACAGATATTAAGATGCCCGGTATGGACGGTATTTCCATGATAAGTGAAATTATTGATCTTGTGCCCAACAGTAAAATAATAATTCTAACAGGCCACAGAGACTTCGAATTTGCGAGGGATGCTATTAAATACGGAGTTTTTGAGTTTTTGCTTAAGCCATCCAAGATTGAGGTGTTAAACGATGTCGTTGAGAAAGCAGTTTCACAGCTTAAAAGCGATATTGAGAAATATGAAGAAATAAACAAGTTAAAAGTGCTGTTTGAGCAGAATATTCCTATTTTGAGAGAAAAGTTTCTGTATGACATAATATACGCCATAAATAAAGATCCTAAGGATATCAAGGCAAAGATGGAGCTGTTCGGTCTTGAAATAAACAACTTCTTTTTGATTTTAGTTGAAAATGAAGTTAAGGAAGGAAACGAAAGCAGCTTTGACAGGTATAAGCCTCTTCATCAGCTTGGTATTATAAATACATTCAAAGATTTGTTCAAGGACAGCTTTGATGTAATTAGCATATCTTTGGAAAGTAAGTGGACAGCTTTCATACTTCACATGAGAGATTATAATGATGGCTATGTGAAGCTGGTGGAAGAAAAGTGTTTGAGTCTCCAGCAAATTATTCAAAATTATTATGACTTTAATATATCGGTTTCTGTAAGCTCAGAGGGGGTAGGTGCATTAGAATTGCCTGCCAAACTTAGGGAATGCCATGAAGCACTGAGGTTTAAATACTATTTGGGTAATAACCTTGTTATATTCTATAAGGATCTCAATTCCTTCTTCAAGTACGAAAACTACTCATTACTTGAGATTTACAGCAATGAGCTTTTGGCAGGCATAAAATCCGGTGACCTTAACGAGGTGAGGACCAAGCTCCAACATATAAGAGAATTCATATCCTCGTTGGAAGAGAATGAGCGGAATATGGCATATTTAAAAATATTCTTTGTTAATGTGACTTCTTCCATAAACAATATAAGGCTATCTATAAATGCAGTAGAGGACGATAAAGGGCTTTCTGGGTCAAGCAAAATAAGCAGCTTCTACATATATGCTGAAAACTGTGAAAACATAAAGGATTTAAACTCCCTCCTTGAAGAGGTGGCCATTGATGTAGCCTCAAAAATCAATAATTTTAACAATAAAAGAATTAAATTAATGGTTCAGAAGGCGGTGGATTATCTCCATAATCATTACAACGAGCCTATAACCCTTGGAAGGGTGGCGGAAAATATCTATGTTAGCTCTTTTTACTTAAGCAGGATGTTCAAAAAGGAGCTCGGAAAAAACTTTATTGACTTTCTAAATGAGATAAGGGTTGAAAAATCAAAGGAGCTTCTAAAGGACGGTAAATTTAAAACATATGAAATAGCACAGCTTGTCGGTTTTTCAGACTCCCAATATTTCTCCAAGACATTTAAAAAGTATGCAAATATGACTCCTACCGAATACAGAGAGTCCAACAACAGAGTAAATGAAAAGTAA
- a CDS encoding sensor histidine kinase, protein MKNPFRRLMQVYKDLPIKLKMLLISYFQMLIPVIIIGFSTYIVTEKLIQNKSIDYSIDIMRTMELRLSDCVNNLTRASQELLYYDEIYYRIKDTVNIGPESLAAFERNKQCANTLTKFINSRSEIQGIYFESIDREAFSNENSRIAKLIRFDEMAAKARLGKGKVKWFFTKNSTKAEEIFLVRTIYDRDNYKEIGLMVIHVKKEFFESIYKGLLNDDMQEIAVVSSDNEFIVSKNNDFPLYVDEKILNETKYLGGSFIHDEKRALITYVIAKEPSWKIISYIPLSRLYKDIYNFRTIIISLCLVTALLFTLLNRKISNDFVTPIKRLVSGMKEIQKGTHVDVEVDRNDELGFITKTFNEMSMEINHLITWIYREQITRKEAQLKALQSQINPHFLFNTLESINWMAMLKNVPEISETVTALSSLMEASIGRDDKLIPLRDEFKYIDHYISILKNRFEDRIQLNVYVENDDILEINIPKLLIQPIIENAVYHGIGNISDVGIIRLNTFIRYGILEIEVIDNGIGMDKESLKALNETLALDNDTYFRLRSNEERKSIGLENVNRRIKLFYGEKYGLTITSEKDKFTKVTVSIPINEALKDKEK, encoded by the coding sequence ATGAAAAATCCTTTTAGAAGGCTTATGCAAGTTTATAAGGACCTTCCTATAAAGCTAAAAATGTTATTAATATCGTATTTCCAGATGCTGATACCGGTTATTATAATTGGCTTTTCAACCTATATTGTTACTGAAAAACTTATTCAGAATAAGTCTATTGATTACTCTATAGATATAATGAGGACCATGGAACTAAGGCTTTCAGACTGTGTAAACAACCTTACAAGGGCATCCCAGGAGCTGCTGTATTATGATGAAATTTATTACCGAATAAAGGATACAGTCAATATAGGACCTGAAAGTCTTGCAGCCTTTGAAAGAAACAAGCAGTGTGCTAACACATTAACCAAATTTATAAACTCCAGAAGCGAGATCCAGGGCATATACTTTGAATCAATTGACAGGGAAGCATTTTCCAATGAAAACAGTAGAATTGCAAAGCTTATAAGATTTGACGAAATGGCTGCAAAGGCAAGACTTGGCAAAGGTAAAGTGAAATGGTTTTTTACCAAGAACAGCACAAAGGCTGAAGAAATATTTTTGGTAAGGACTATTTATGACAGGGACAACTATAAAGAGATAGGCCTCATGGTCATTCATGTAAAAAAGGAGTTTTTTGAGTCAATATACAAGGGGCTTCTAAACGATGATATGCAGGAAATTGCCGTAGTTTCATCCGATAATGAGTTCATAGTAAGCAAAAACAACGATTTTCCCTTGTATGTTGATGAAAAAATCTTAAATGAGACAAAATACTTAGGGGGGTCTTTCATTCATGATGAAAAGAGAGCACTCATTACCTATGTTATAGCCAAGGAACCCAGTTGGAAAATAATATCATATATTCCTCTTAGCCGTCTTTACAAAGACATATACAACTTCAGAACAATAATTATTTCACTGTGTCTAGTTACTGCATTATTATTTACCTTATTAAACAGAAAAATATCAAACGATTTCGTAACTCCAATTAAAAGACTTGTTAGCGGAATGAAAGAAATTCAAAAGGGTACCCATGTTGATGTAGAGGTGGATAGGAATGACGAACTGGGATTCATAACCAAGACCTTTAATGAGATGTCAATGGAAATTAACCATCTCATAACATGGATTTACAGAGAGCAGATTACAAGGAAGGAAGCCCAGCTAAAGGCACTTCAGTCACAGATTAATCCTCATTTTCTGTTTAATACTCTAGAATCAATTAACTGGATGGCGATGCTTAAAAACGTTCCAGAAATAAGCGAGACAGTCACAGCCCTGTCATCATTGATGGAAGCAAGTATAGGCAGAGATGACAAACTTATACCCTTAAGGGATGAATTTAAATATATAGATCATTATATTTCCATACTGAAAAACAGGTTTGAAGACAGGATACAGCTAAATGTCTATGTTGAAAACGATGATATACTTGAGATCAATATACCCAAGCTGCTAATCCAGCCCATTATAGAGAATGCTGTTTATCATGGTATTGGGAATATAAGTGATGTTGGAATAATAAGGCTTAATACCTTTATAAGATACGGTATCCTGGAAATTGAGGTTATTGACAATGGTATAGGGATGGATAAGGAAAGCCTTAAAGCACTTAACGAAACATTGGCACTTGACAATGACACTTATTTCAGGCTAAGGTCAAACGAAGAAAGAAAAAGTATCGGGCTTGAGAATGTAAATCGCCGCATAAAGCTTTTTTATGGAGAAAAATATGGTCTTACAATTACCAGCGAAAAAGATAAATTTACAAAGGTAACTGTTTCAATACCGATTAATGAGGCTTTAAAAGATAAAGAGAAATAG
- a CDS encoding ABC transporter substrate-binding protein: MRIIKDSDEEKIKLRFISSWGGIDPQAKPLNDILNEFMENNKYVEIINESVSGDDFLTKIKVDFASGYAPDVFGLWPGSDINAMIKAGKVADLTELLESDPDWKNSFKEDAWSYTTYDGLIYGLPFERIFEGLFINKDLFEKYNIKIPEDYEELKIAVIKFRAVGITPIALNYRSEGTYLYQNILAALGGIQVKNPINEGMVKDCYVEAMKYMKELNSLSAFPSYDQAVEMDNDARDNLFLTKKAAMIAQGSWFVGKIKENDKTVDIIPFPKINDGVSKSPTVIHGLGCGTFYVSQNAWTNSDKNEASIRLLKALTSKKAAETFSYKSGMINNLNIDTIGLKYNDLTKKGLDLIENANELVGPPDSYVDRTAWENIIVKKFPYVLEDKERAVDVWNEYLENVRMRDLIE, encoded by the coding sequence GTGAGAATTATTAAGGACTCTGATGAAGAAAAAATAAAATTAAGGTTTATAAGCAGTTGGGGCGGAATTGATCCACAAGCAAAGCCATTAAATGATATTCTTAATGAGTTTATGGAAAACAACAAATATGTTGAAATAATTAATGAATCTGTTTCTGGAGATGACTTTCTGACAAAAATCAAAGTTGATTTTGCGTCGGGCTACGCCCCTGATGTATTCGGGTTGTGGCCTGGCTCGGACATAAATGCAATGATCAAAGCCGGTAAGGTAGCAGATCTGACCGAACTTTTAGAAAGTGATCCTGATTGGAAAAATAGTTTTAAAGAAGATGCTTGGAGTTATACAACGTATGATGGACTAATTTATGGATTACCTTTTGAGAGAATATTCGAGGGACTTTTTATAAATAAGGATTTATTTGAAAAATACAACATAAAAATACCGGAGGATTATGAGGAATTAAAAATTGCAGTAATTAAATTCAGAGCAGTTGGAATAACGCCAATTGCACTTAATTATCGCTCTGAGGGAACCTATTTGTACCAGAATATTCTGGCAGCTTTAGGAGGAATACAAGTCAAAAACCCTATAAACGAAGGAATGGTAAAAGATTGCTATGTTGAAGCAATGAAATATATGAAAGAGCTTAACAGTTTAAGTGCTTTTCCTTCTTATGATCAGGCCGTTGAAATGGATAATGATGCACGGGACAATTTGTTCCTTACTAAAAAAGCAGCAATGATTGCACAGGGGTCCTGGTTTGTAGGAAAGATAAAAGAAAATGACAAGACTGTTGACATCATACCCTTTCCTAAAATAAACGATGGAGTTTCAAAAAGCCCGACAGTTATTCATGGGCTTGGATGCGGTACTTTCTATGTTAGTCAGAATGCATGGACTAATAGTGATAAGAATGAAGCATCAATAAGGCTTTTAAAAGCACTGACTTCCAAGAAAGCGGCAGAAACATTTTCATACAAGTCAGGTATGATAAACAATTTAAATATCGATACAATTGGCTTAAAATATAATGACCTGACTAAAAAGGGATTGGATTTGATAGAAAATGCCAATGAATTGGTGGGTCCGCCGGACAGTTATGTTGACAGAACTGCATGGGAAAATATTATAGTAAAGAAGTTTCCTTATGTCTTGGAAGATAAGGAAAGGGCTGTTGATGTATGGAACGAATATTTGGAAAATGTGAGAATGCGTGACCTTATTGAATAG
- the recO gene encoding DNA repair protein RecO, whose amino-acid sequence MGYIKADGIVIKEVNTGEADKIVTILTKNRGKISAYAKNSRRPRSNLVAGTQIMCYSNFVLFKGRDMYTISSCDVLEPFYGLRCDVVKLTYSAHILELVNDIIQEEQPAVKTLQLLLNTLHFIDKSDRSIELVTRIFELRFLSILGYAPYVKGCINCGNLETDKISFSFKKCGFLCNSCSLEDINAQALSIGAVKAIYYIIHSNIKDVFSFEVSGSVLEELASVTKRFIRDRFDKDYRKLDFLKSL is encoded by the coding sequence ATGGGTTATATTAAGGCTGATGGGATAGTTATAAAGGAAGTTAATACAGGTGAAGCCGACAAGATTGTTACTATATTGACGAAAAACAGGGGTAAAATATCGGCTTATGCGAAAAATTCCAGACGTCCGAGAAGCAACCTTGTTGCTGGAACTCAAATAATGTGTTACAGCAACTTTGTGTTGTTTAAGGGAAGGGATATGTATACTATAAGTTCCTGTGATGTATTGGAGCCTTTTTATGGTCTGCGGTGTGATGTAGTAAAGCTCACCTATTCAGCCCATATTCTCGAGCTTGTAAATGACATCATACAAGAGGAACAACCAGCCGTAAAAACCCTTCAGTTGCTTTTAAACACTCTCCATTTTATTGATAAGTCAGACAGAAGTATTGAACTGGTTACAAGAATCTTTGAGTTAAGGTTCCTATCTATTTTGGGCTATGCTCCTTATGTAAAAGGGTGTATCAATTGTGGAAACTTGGAAACAGATAAAATCAGCTTCAGCTTTAAGAAATGCGGTTTCTTGTGCAATTCGTGCAGTCTGGAGGATATAAATGCACAAGCATTGTCTATCGGAGCGGTTAAGGCTATTTACTACATAATACATAGCAATATAAAAGATGTTTTTAGTTTTGAAGTATCTGGTAGTGTTCTTGAAGAGTTAGCTAGCGTAACCAAACGATTTATAAGAGATAGGTTTGATAAAGACTATAGGAAACTGGATTTTCTAAAATCACTTTAG
- a CDS encoding YqzL family protein: MLRDLIWKAFEKTGEIDKYIFYKEVSEKSYAKNEIVATKEEVAISK, translated from the coding sequence ATGTTAAGGGATCTAATTTGGAAGGCCTTTGAAAAGACCGGAGAGATAGATAAGTATATATTTTATAAAGAAGTAAGTGAAAAAAGCTATGCTAAAAACGAAATTGTTGCAACCAAGGAAGAGGTGGCGATAAGCAAGTAG
- the era gene encoding GTPase Era — MKFKSGFVTIVGRPNVGKSTLLNRLTGEKIAITSDKPQTTRNAIRAIITDENSQIIFIDTPGIHKPKNKLGEFMVNIAQGTIRTVEAVIFIAEAGSDDIGPGDMYIMEQLGDIKTPVFLVINKIDLVPKEKLLSIIASYSEKLDFYSVIPVSALNNEGTDIVLKEIKKVLPEGPMYYPDDQITDQPEKQICAEIIREKILYLTKDEVPHGTGVDIISFKERAGKDIIDIQANIYCEKDSHKGILIGKEGKMLKKIGMLARKDIEDFLGTKVFLEVWVKVKDDWRNSNNMLKTLGYKEND; from the coding sequence ATGAAATTTAAATCAGGATTTGTTACCATTGTGGGAAGACCAAACGTTGGCAAATCGACTCTTTTAAACAGGCTTACAGGCGAAAAAATTGCCATCACATCGGACAAGCCTCAGACTACCAGAAACGCAATTAGAGCAATAATTACAGATGAAAACAGTCAGATCATATTTATTGATACCCCGGGTATTCACAAGCCTAAAAACAAGCTTGGTGAATTTATGGTCAATATTGCACAGGGGACGATAAGGACCGTTGAAGCTGTTATATTTATTGCTGAGGCAGGAAGTGATGATATAGGACCTGGGGACATGTACATAATGGAACAGCTTGGTGATATAAAAACCCCTGTATTCCTGGTGATCAATAAAATAGACCTTGTACCCAAAGAGAAACTACTTTCCATAATTGCATCGTATTCAGAGAAATTGGATTTTTATTCTGTAATTCCTGTTTCAGCTCTTAATAATGAGGGTACAGATATTGTATTAAAAGAGATAAAAAAGGTACTGCCGGAAGGTCCTATGTACTATCCGGACGACCAAATAACGGATCAGCCCGAAAAACAAATTTGTGCAGAAATTATAAGGGAAAAGATACTTTACCTTACAAAGGATGAGGTACCCCATGGAACAGGAGTTGATATTATCTCTTTTAAAGAAAGGGCAGGCAAGGATATAATAGATATACAGGCTAATATATATTGCGAAAAGGACTCTCATAAAGGTATACTTATTGGTAAGGAAGGAAAAATGCTAAAGAAAATCGGAATGCTGGCAAGAAAAGACATTGAAGATTTTCTTGGAACAAAGGTATTTCTTGAGGTTTGGGTTAAGGTAAAGGATGATTGGAGAAACAGCAACAATATGCTCAAAACATTGGGATATAAGGAAAATGATTAA
- the cdd gene encoding cytidine deaminase yields MDINAMSEKEIEKKLIELSRKAMENSYSPYSKFRVGAAILTQNGKVYTGVNVENASFGATICAERTAVIKAVSEGDIRFKAIALSSDADSFIYPCGVCRQVFSEFDKGEMKVICSNSKGQYRSFRLSEMLPNVFEL; encoded by the coding sequence ATGGATATTAATGCTATGTCTGAAAAGGAAATTGAAAAAAAGCTTATTGAGCTATCAAGAAAAGCCATGGAAAATTCATATTCACCTTACTCAAAATTCAGGGTGGGAGCTGCAATTCTTACTCAAAATGGAAAGGTGTATACCGGTGTAAACGTTGAAAATGCATCATTTGGAGCAACCATTTGTGCAGAGAGGACTGCCGTAATAAAAGCTGTTTCAGAGGGGGATATTAGGTTTAAGGCTATTGCATTATCATCCGATGCGGACAGTTTTATATACCCATGCGGAGTATGTCGGCAAGTTTTTTCGGAATTTGACAAAGGTGAAATGAAGGTTATTTGCAGCAACAGCAAGGGTCAGTATAGGAGCTTCAGGTTAAGTGAAATGCTGCCAAATGTGTTTGAACTATAA
- a CDS encoding diacylglycerol kinase, which yields MKNKHFWDNFINAARGILTAIKNERHMKLHIFATVIVISLSIYYRISRLELIAIIITISTVITAEMINTAVEAVVDLATQDYNEKAKLAKDVAAGAVLVAALFSVAIGFFVFYDRIKADVIKLIELI from the coding sequence ATGAAGAATAAGCACTTTTGGGATAACTTTATAAATGCCGCACGAGGAATCTTGACAGCAATAAAAAATGAAAGGCATATGAAGCTTCACATTTTTGCTACTGTTATTGTCATTTCCTTAAGTATATATTACAGGATAAGCCGATTGGAGTTAATTGCCATTATTATTACCATCTCAACTGTTATTACCGCTGAGATGATTAATACTGCAGTTGAGGCAGTTGTAGATCTTGCCACGCAGGATTACAACGAAAAGGCCAAGTTGGCAAAGGATGTTGCAGCGGGTGCTGTGTTGGTAGCGGCTTTGTTTTCTGTGGCAATAGGTTTTTTTGTATTTTATGACAGGATTAAAGCCGATGTTATAAAGCTGATTGAACTGATTTGA
- the ybeY gene encoding rRNA maturation RNase YbeY, producing MQIYIENMQDKIEVPTDLEKIITDAVKTSIQSEEFDTPAEISVLLVDDKKIREINNEHRNIDKATDVLSFPVVEMHEGEIISNEGDFDLDEELLLLGDIIISLETAKKQALEYGHSFEREIAFLTTHGVFHLLGYDHMEKEEEEKMLLKQESVLRKLGLTRDEE from the coding sequence ATGCAAATATACATTGAAAACATGCAGGATAAAATAGAGGTACCCACTGATTTGGAAAAGATCATAACCGATGCAGTCAAAACCAGTATTCAATCGGAAGAGTTTGACACTCCTGCTGAAATCAGTGTTCTTCTTGTAGATGATAAAAAAATAAGGGAAATAAATAACGAGCACAGGAATATTGATAAGGCAACAGATGTCTTATCATTTCCGGTTGTGGAAATGCATGAAGGAGAAATAATTTCAAATGAAGGGGATTTTGATCTTGATGAGGAACTGCTCTTGCTTGGAGACATAATTATTTCTCTTGAAACAGCAAAGAAGCAGGCTCTAGAATATGGACACTCTTTTGAACGAGAGATAGCTTTCCTTACTACACATGGGGTTTTCCACCTTTTAGGATATGACCACATGGAAAAGGAAGAAGAGGAAAAAATGCTATTAAAGCAGGAATCGGTTTTAAGAAAGCTGGGACTTACAAGAGATGAAGAATAA
- a CDS encoding HDIG domain-containing metalloprotein: MVKDKELHTHGLFKLYLKSTKVHRYLIAIFTLILFFIVIVDGASPKKYSLSLNDISSYDIISPGNIVDTVNTAKKREAAEAAIAPVMIKDIKASSEALKKWVDFVLAVQRSRENSRESIKEAEVFELESNLNDIITEIMQKEALVLDTKLKDLDISLTNDLLLYIVSEKNCKNIDLDNFKDIMGTQIDNVISKSISKDNLSMEISSIERSINGEGIPQELKFIGSSIIKAIIRPNWVIDEIETNKLKKDAYDDSKNIVTIEKGARILAIGEKVSEDKLKILEDLNLLRTKSRFDFAFVGGILVLVLLLAFFLVLYMRHFSRKSLYSRRDIAVICIVISVVILIARGLYEISPSYSPMTVPVCIAAMLISILLELKLAIVINLVLTIAVAIIVKGDISFIYMSIISGTFAAYFVSNSTQRSRLSLAGAVIGAVNVIIILCFGIVYKHDWNMILKNSIIVFMNGLGSMVLTVGILPFLESIFNIVTPLKLIELANPNHPLIKRLLLEAPGTYHHSLMVGNLAEVATEAIGGNPILARVGAYFHDVGKLKRPHFFTENQMGENPHDKITANLSTLIITSHISDGIELADKYKLPNIIKDIIRQHHGNTLVAYFYHKAKTVEKAEDVKTENFRYQGPKPKTKESAVVLLADSVEAAVRSMTDKTEGKIEGFIRKIIKDKLDDGQLDQCNLTLKDLDTIAVAFMKVLSGFFHAREKYPEIKPIEKKQLKEAR, translated from the coding sequence TTGGTTAAGGATAAGGAGTTGCATACCCACGGATTATTTAAATTATATTTAAAAAGCACAAAGGTACACAGATATTTAATCGCTATTTTTACACTAATACTGTTTTTTATAGTCATTGTAGATGGAGCGTCTCCCAAAAAGTATAGTCTTTCATTAAATGATATTTCCAGTTATGATATTATTTCGCCTGGAAATATCGTTGATACTGTGAATACTGCTAAAAAGAGGGAAGCAGCAGAAGCTGCAATTGCTCCTGTAATGATTAAGGATATAAAGGCATCTTCCGAAGCTTTGAAAAAATGGGTTGATTTTGTACTTGCAGTTCAAAGATCAAGGGAAAATTCAAGAGAAAGTATAAAAGAAGCTGAGGTTTTTGAGCTGGAAAGCAATTTAAATGACATCATTACGGAAATAATGCAAAAGGAAGCCCTGGTATTGGATACAAAATTAAAAGACTTGGACATAAGCCTTACAAATGATCTTCTTTTATATATTGTATCTGAAAAAAACTGCAAAAATATTGACCTTGATAATTTCAAAGATATTATGGGGACGCAGATTGATAACGTTATAAGCAAAAGCATCAGTAAGGATAATCTTTCAATGGAGATTTCCAGCATTGAAAGAAGCATCAATGGTGAGGGGATACCACAGGAGCTTAAGTTTATCGGCTCTTCCATAATAAAAGCTATAATAAGACCTAACTGGGTCATAGATGAAATTGAGACAAATAAGCTTAAAAAAGATGCATATGATGACAGCAAAAATATTGTTACTATTGAGAAGGGTGCAAGGATACTTGCAATCGGAGAAAAGGTTAGTGAGGACAAGCTTAAAATACTTGAGGATTTGAACCTTCTCAGAACAAAAAGCAGATTTGATTTTGCTTTTGTGGGCGGTATCCTGGTATTAGTTCTTCTTTTGGCATTTTTCCTGGTGCTTTATATGAGACACTTTAGTAGAAAGTCACTATACAGCAGGAGAGATATTGCGGTAATATGCATTGTTATATCGGTAGTCATACTGATTGCAAGAGGACTTTATGAAATATCGCCCTCATACTCTCCAATGACTGTTCCGGTGTGCATCGCAGCCATGCTAATATCCATACTTTTGGAGCTTAAGCTGGCTATAGTAATAAACCTGGTTTTAACAATTGCAGTGGCCATAATTGTAAAAGGTGATATTTCTTTTATCTATATGTCCATAATAAGCGGTACTTTTGCTGCTTACTTTGTTTCCAATTCAACACAGAGAAGCAGACTGTCACTGGCAGGTGCGGTTATAGGTGCTGTCAATGTGATCATCATACTGTGCTTTGGGATTGTGTACAAGCATGACTGGAATATGATACTAAAGAACAGCATTATTGTATTTATGAATGGTCTTGGGTCCATGGTTCTTACGGTAGGAATTTTACCATTCTTAGAGAGCATATTTAATATTGTGACTCCATTAAAGCTTATAGAACTGGCAAATCCAAACCATCCTTTGATAAAGAGGCTTCTTTTGGAAGCACCGGGAACATACCACCACAGCCTTATGGTAGGAAACCTTGCAGAGGTAGCCACTGAAGCTATAGGCGGCAACCCTATTTTAGCAAGGGTAGGGGCTTACTTTCATGATGTGGGTAAGCTTAAGAGGCCCCACTTTTTTACAGAGAACCAAATGGGAGAAAATCCCCATGATAAGATTACTGCCAATCTGAGCACACTAATAATTACTTCACACATAAGCGACGGGATAGAGCTTGCGGATAAATATAAGCTCCCCAATATTATTAAGGATATAATAAGACAGCATCATGGAAATACTTTAGTTGCATACTTTTACCATAAGGCAAAAACCGTCGAAAAGGCGGAAGATGTTAAGACGGAAAACTTTAGATACCAGGGACCGAAACCAAAAACAAAGGAATCTGCAGTAGTGCTTCTTGCAGATTCGGTAGAGGCTGCGGTAAGGTCCATGACCGATAAGACAGAGGGTAAAATAGAAGGGTTCATACGCAAAATCATAAAGGATAAGCTGGATGATGGTCAATTAGATCAGTGTAATCTTACACTGAAGGATTTAGATACGATTGCAGTGGCTTTTATGAAGGTGTTAAGCGGTTTTTTTCATGCTAGGGAAAAATACCCCGAAATTAAACCTATTGAGAAAAAACAGTTGAAAGAGGCGAGGTAG